The following proteins are encoded in a genomic region of Streptomyces sp. NBC_01723:
- a CDS encoding SpoIIE family protein phosphatase produces the protein MDRLPRRSIAGQVFLLQVGTAVLLIVTAVVLLVFQAQRVSTDDARHAARGVAESFATAPGTATAVTGTDPTAVLQPRAQAVAKSADVDYVVVFDDEGIRLTHPDPALIGKRIVGPPGVLEEVLDGRSFTRTFDSSVGPTVNADAPVRAADGRVVGGVAVGITITNVNESANRQMPALLIAGATSFALALGAGALVSRRLRRQTHGLGPVEITRMYEHHDAVLHTIREGVLIVDGDRLVLANDEARRLLGLPEGCEGLPLDGLGLDPAIVELLTSGDTRTDEMHTAGDRLLAISLRRVDREDVATGSVATLRDTTELHRERSRAERAHKRLELLYDASARIGTTLDVVRTAEELAEASTPRCADFVTVELLEAVLRGEEAAPGDLTMHRVVLHGVRDDAPLIPVGEAMTIRPGTPATTGLASGHAVLVADLSAETGWQLQDPDRAPRVLAYGIHSLVSVPLRARGVALGVANFWRGAGSEPFTREDLSITEELASRAAVAIDNARRYHREHTVAVALQRSLLPHGLPVQNALDIAYRYLPAQAGVGGDWFDVIPLSGARVALVVGDVAGHGLHAAATMGRLRTAVQNFAGLDMAPDELLGHLDELVTGLDRDRAETSSGSDIVGATCLYAVYDPVSGDCTMARAGHPPPAVVRPDGSVDFPELPPGPPLGLGGLPFTPAEFRLPEGSRLVLFTNGLVTDRGRDIEAGLDQLRRRLAGADRTPDETCAVLLDALLPDRPDDDIVLLVARTRAFPADRVAEWHVPRDPAAVAGVRADATRRLSEWGLEETAFTTELILSELVTNAIRHAAEPVRVRLLLDRNLICEVSDGSSTAPHLRMAATTDEGGRGLFLVAQCATRWGTRYHAQGKVIWTEQSLNPLDTDGP, from the coding sequence ATGGACCGCTTGCCACGGCGGAGCATCGCCGGCCAGGTCTTTCTGCTGCAGGTCGGCACAGCGGTGCTGCTCATCGTCACCGCGGTGGTGCTCCTTGTGTTCCAGGCACAGCGGGTCAGCACCGACGACGCCCGCCATGCCGCCCGGGGCGTCGCGGAGTCCTTCGCCACCGCGCCGGGCACGGCGACGGCCGTCACCGGGACCGACCCCACCGCGGTGCTCCAGCCCCGTGCCCAAGCCGTCGCCAAGTCCGCCGACGTCGACTACGTCGTGGTCTTCGACGACGAGGGCATCCGCCTGACACACCCCGATCCCGCGCTGATCGGGAAACGCATCGTCGGCCCACCCGGGGTACTGGAGGAGGTCCTCGACGGCCGGTCGTTCACCCGGACGTTCGATTCGAGCGTGGGCCCGACGGTGAATGCCGACGCCCCCGTGCGGGCGGCGGACGGCCGCGTGGTGGGCGGTGTGGCCGTGGGCATCACGATCACCAACGTCAACGAGTCGGCCAACCGTCAAATGCCCGCTCTCCTGATCGCGGGCGCCACCTCCTTCGCGCTGGCCCTCGGTGCCGGAGCCCTGGTGAGCCGGCGGCTGCGGCGGCAGACCCACGGTCTCGGACCGGTCGAGATCACCCGCATGTACGAACACCACGACGCGGTGCTGCACACCATCCGGGAGGGTGTGCTGATCGTCGACGGCGACCGTCTGGTGCTCGCCAACGACGAGGCGCGGCGCCTCCTCGGCCTCCCCGAAGGGTGCGAGGGGCTCCCCCTCGACGGCCTCGGACTGGACCCGGCGATCGTCGAACTGCTCACCTCGGGCGACACCCGCACGGACGAGATGCACACGGCCGGGGACCGGCTCCTGGCGATCAGCCTGCGCCGGGTGGACCGGGAGGACGTGGCCACCGGATCCGTGGCCACGCTGCGGGACACGACCGAGCTGCACCGGGAGCGGAGCAGGGCGGAGCGCGCCCACAAGCGGCTGGAACTCCTCTACGACGCGAGTGCCCGGATCGGCACCACACTCGACGTGGTGCGCACCGCCGAGGAACTGGCGGAGGCGTCGACGCCACGGTGCGCCGACTTCGTCACCGTCGAACTGCTGGAAGCGGTACTGCGGGGCGAGGAAGCCGCCCCGGGCGACCTGACCATGCACCGCGTGGTCCTGCACGGCGTGCGCGACGACGCGCCGCTGATCCCGGTCGGCGAGGCGATGACCATTCGGCCCGGCACTCCCGCGACAACGGGTCTCGCCTCCGGACACGCCGTTCTCGTCGCGGACCTGAGCGCGGAGACCGGCTGGCAGCTACAGGATCCCGACCGCGCGCCCAGGGTCCTCGCCTACGGCATCCACTCACTGGTCTCCGTTCCCCTGCGCGCCCGGGGCGTCGCGCTCGGCGTGGCCAACTTCTGGCGCGGTGCGGGCTCCGAGCCGTTCACCCGGGAGGACCTGTCCATCACCGAGGAACTGGCGTCGCGAGCCGCGGTCGCCATCGACAACGCGAGGCGCTACCACCGCGAGCACACCGTCGCGGTGGCTCTGCAGCGCAGCCTGCTGCCGCACGGACTGCCGGTGCAGAACGCCCTCGACATCGCCTACCGCTACCTGCCGGCGCAGGCGGGCGTGGGCGGCGACTGGTTCGACGTGATCCCGCTGTCCGGCGCGCGGGTCGCCCTCGTGGTGGGCGACGTCGCCGGTCACGGTCTGCACGCCGCGGCCACCATGGGCCGGCTGCGGACCGCCGTGCAGAACTTCGCCGGCCTGGACATGGCTCCCGACGAGCTCCTCGGCCACCTCGACGAACTGGTGACCGGCCTCGACCGGGACCGCGCCGAGACGAGCAGCGGTTCGGACATCGTCGGTGCCACCTGTCTCTACGCCGTGTACGACCCGGTCTCCGGTGACTGCACCATGGCCCGCGCCGGGCACCCGCCGCCGGCCGTCGTCCGCCCGGACGGCAGCGTGGACTTCCCCGAGCTGCCGCCCGGCCCTCCGCTGGGCCTCGGCGGCCTGCCCTTCACCCCGGCCGAGTTCCGGCTCCCCGAGGGCAGCCGGCTCGTCCTGTTCACCAACGGGCTGGTGACGGACCGGGGCCGGGACATCGAGGCGGGCCTCGACCAGCTCCGCAGGCGGCTCGCCGGCGCGGACCGGACGCCGGACGAGACCTGTGCCGTGCTGCTGGACGCGCTGCTCCCCGACCGCCCCGACGACGACATCGTCCTGCTGGTGGCCCGGACCCGGGCCTTCCCCGCCGACCGGGTCGCCGAGTGGCACGTGCCGCGTGACCCCGCGGCCGTCGCCGGCGTCCGGGCCGACGCGACGCGCCGACTCAGCGAGTGGGGCCTCGAGGAGACGGCGTTCACCACCGAGCTGATCCTCAGCGAGCTGGTCACCAACGCCATCCGGCACGCGGCCGAACCGGTGCGCGTCCGGCTGCTGCTCGACCGCAACCTGATCTGCGAGGTCTCCGACGGCAGCAGCACGGCACCCCACCTGCGCATGGCCGCCACCACCGACGAGGGAGGCCGCGGCCTGTTCCTCGTCGCCCAGTGCGCCACGCGCTGGGGCACCCGGTATCACGCGCAGGGCAAGGTCATCTGGACCGAACAGTCCCTGAACCCGCTGGACACCGACGGCCCGTGA
- a CDS encoding (2Fe-2S) ferredoxin domain-containing protein: MPAHAGPAGATPGAPADPTPSRVVVCRDCCCGTPKIIGVDHAAQTTRLRARVPVRVSDCLDVCEQANVIVVQPSAAGRAAGARPVWLGLVNDPDATEDIADWVRAGGPGVAPRPDILDLYAITPPRRGPAS; the protein is encoded by the coding sequence ATGCCCGCCCACGCCGGCCCGGCCGGGGCGACGCCCGGCGCACCCGCGGACCCGACGCCCTCGCGCGTCGTCGTCTGCCGGGACTGCTGCTGCGGCACCCCGAAGATCATCGGCGTCGATCACGCGGCGCAGACGACGCGTCTGCGGGCCCGGGTGCCCGTGCGGGTGTCGGACTGCCTCGACGTGTGCGAACAGGCCAACGTGATCGTCGTCCAGCCCTCCGCGGCGGGCCGCGCCGCCGGCGCCCGTCCCGTCTGGCTCGGACTGGTCAACGACCCCGACGCCACCGAGGACATCGCCGACTGGGTCCGCGCCGGCGGCCCAGGTGTCGCACCGCGGCCCGACATCCTCGACCTGTACGCCATCACGCCCCCGCGACGCGGCCCGGCCTCCTGA
- a CDS encoding cobalt-precorrin-5B (C(1))-methyltransferase, with translation MSGEARGGRGAQLKHTGLRPGWTTGACATAATTAAYTALLTGDFPDPVTITLPRGQTPSFALAAEELTDGCAMAGIVKDAGDDPDVTHGALVRATVRRLPAGSGVVFRAGPGVGTVTRPGLPLPVGEPAVNPVPRQLMRDHVARVAERYGAGGDVEITVSVDDGEEIARSTWNPRLGILGGLSVLGTTGIVVPYSCSAWIDSIRRGVDVARAAGRTHVAGCTGSTSERTVVEEYGLPEDALLDMGDFAGAVLKYVRRHPVDRLTVCGGFAKLSKLAAGHLDLHSGRSQVDKGFLAGLARRGGADEALTAEVAGANTGLAALQLCRAAGVPLGDLVARAARDQSLAVLRGAPVAVDVICVDRAGTVVGRSGVA, from the coding sequence ATGAGCGGCGAGGCCAGGGGCGGTCGCGGCGCCCAACTCAAGCACACCGGTCTGCGACCCGGCTGGACCACGGGAGCCTGCGCGACGGCGGCGACGACCGCCGCGTACACGGCGCTGCTGACGGGTGACTTCCCCGACCCGGTGACGATCACGCTGCCCAGGGGCCAGACGCCGTCCTTCGCGCTCGCGGCCGAGGAGCTGACGGACGGCTGCGCGATGGCGGGGATCGTGAAGGACGCGGGCGACGATCCGGACGTCACGCACGGGGCGCTGGTCCGGGCGACGGTGCGGCGTCTGCCCGCCGGGTCCGGGGTCGTCTTCCGCGCCGGACCGGGCGTGGGCACGGTCACCCGCCCCGGCCTGCCGCTGCCGGTCGGCGAACCGGCCGTGAACCCCGTGCCCCGGCAGCTGATGCGCGACCACGTCGCACGGGTCGCCGAGCGGTACGGCGCCGGCGGTGACGTCGAGATCACCGTCTCCGTCGACGACGGCGAGGAGATCGCCCGCTCCACCTGGAACCCCCGGCTCGGCATCCTCGGCGGCCTCTCCGTCCTGGGCACCACCGGGATCGTCGTGCCGTACTCGTGCTCGGCGTGGATCGACTCGATCCGGCGCGGGGTGGACGTGGCCCGTGCTGCGGGGCGTACGCATGTCGCGGGGTGCACCGGCTCCACCTCGGAGCGGACCGTCGTCGAGGAGTACGGCCTGCCCGAGGACGCGCTGCTGGACATGGGCGACTTCGCGGGCGCGGTACTGAAGTACGTCCGCCGCCATCCCGTGGACCGCCTGACGGTGTGCGGCGGTTTCGCGAAGCTCTCCAAGCTCGCCGCCGGCCACCTCGATCTGCACTCCGGGCGCTCCCAGGTCGACAAGGGCTTCCTCGCCGGGCTCGCCCGGCGCGGCGGCGCCGACGAGGCCCTGACCGCCGAGGTGGCGGGGGCCAACACCGGGCTCGCCGCCCTCCAGCTGTGCCGGGCGGCCGGGGTTCCGCTGGGCGACCTGGTGGCGAGGGCGGCCCGCGACCAGTCGCTGGCCGTGCTGCGCGGGGCGCCGGTCGCGGTCGACGTGATCTGCGTCGACCGCGCGGGGACGGTGGTGGGCCGCAGCGGGGTGGCCTGA
- a CDS encoding DUF4190 domain-containing protein: MSFPEHPASSGDAHQTHHDAGMRRSNGMAVAALVLGILALLLFWTVIGGALLGLLALIFGIIGARRARGGRAPRRGMSIVGAVLGVLGLIASVVIIAIGASILNSDEFKDFDDCVQHADSQSERDACAEDFEQDVNN, translated from the coding sequence GTGTCGTTTCCCGAACACCCCGCATCTTCCGGCGACGCCCACCAGACGCACCACGACGCCGGCATGAGGCGCTCCAACGGCATGGCGGTCGCCGCCCTCGTCCTCGGCATCCTGGCCCTCCTGCTCTTCTGGACCGTCATCGGCGGGGCCCTGCTCGGTCTGCTGGCCCTGATCTTCGGCATCATCGGCGCGCGCAGGGCGCGCGGCGGACGGGCGCCGCGCCGTGGGATGTCCATCGTCGGCGCCGTACTCGGCGTGCTCGGTCTGATCGCCTCCGTGGTGATCATCGCGATCGGTGCGTCCATCCTCAACTCGGACGAGTTCAAGGACTTCGACGACTGCGTCCAGCACGCCGACTCGCAGAGCGAACGGGACGCCTGCGCCGAGGACTTCGAGCAGGACGTGAACAACTGA
- a CDS encoding GNAT family N-acetyltransferase → MTSGIRVHRGPGVLAHIETLRSVYVDAFCAPPWNEDEDRATEFAARLRVDAGRPGFTAATAVRDGEVAGFATAWTTPAPFPTDRCHPQAAAGLGAGRTADWLCGARGIDELAVRRADRGSGLAGGLLDAVTEDAPGGRAWLLTSVRGGPALAFHRRRGWTQATHPSPDGRGIVVLIGPRHPARFSVPLPL, encoded by the coding sequence ATGACCTCCGGCATCCGTGTCCACCGCGGACCCGGGGTGCTCGCGCACATCGAAACGCTCCGTTCGGTGTACGTCGACGCGTTCTGCGCGCCGCCCTGGAACGAGGACGAGGACAGGGCGACGGAGTTCGCGGCGCGGCTGCGGGTGGACGCGGGCCGGCCCGGGTTCACCGCGGCGACCGCCGTACGGGACGGGGAGGTCGCCGGTTTCGCCACCGCGTGGACGACCCCGGCGCCCTTTCCCACCGACCGCTGCCACCCGCAGGCCGCGGCGGGCCTGGGCGCCGGCCGCACCGCCGACTGGCTGTGCGGCGCCCGGGGGATCGACGAACTGGCCGTCCGCCGAGCGGACCGCGGCTCCGGTCTCGCGGGCGGCCTGCTGGACGCGGTGACCGAGGACGCGCCCGGGGGACGCGCCTGGCTGCTGACGTCGGTCCGCGGCGGACCGGCCCTCGCCTTCCACCGCCGCCGGGGCTGGACCCAGGCGACCCACCCCTCCCCCGACGGCCGAGGCATCGTCGTGCTCATCGGCCCGCGCCATCCCGCCCGTTTCTCGGTGCCGCTTCCCCTCTGA
- a CDS encoding glyoxalase superfamily protein, translating into MSAESQAASEEVIPILRVRDAAAAVRWYARLGFVQQWEHRFEPGFPVFAEVARGRVRLHLSEHEGDARPDTLMYLRFADLDAVAAEFGVVPEEQPWGRELALSDPDGNRLRVGPVRDETGHADG; encoded by the coding sequence ATGTCTGCTGAGTCCCAGGCGGCGTCCGAAGAGGTCATCCCGATCCTGCGGGTGCGCGACGCGGCGGCGGCGGTGCGCTGGTACGCCCGGCTGGGCTTCGTCCAGCAGTGGGAGCACCGCTTCGAACCGGGGTTCCCCGTGTTCGCGGAGGTCGCCCGCGGGCGGGTCCGGCTCCATCTGTCGGAGCACGAGGGCGACGCGCGCCCGGACACCCTGATGTACCTGCGGTTCGCCGACCTCGACGCGGTCGCCGCCGAGTTCGGCGTCGTGCCCGAGGAGCAGCCCTGGGGACGGGAACTCGCCCTCAGCGATCCGGACGGCAACCGCCTGCGGGTGGGCCCGGTGCGGGACGAGACCGGCCACGCGGACGGGTAG
- the cobM gene encoding precorrin-4 C(11)-methyltransferase, which produces MTVYFIGAGPGAADLITVRGARTLAACRVCLYAGSLVPRELLAECPADARLVDTAQLTLDEITAELVRAHEEGHDVARLHSGDPSVFSAVAEQMRRLDAAGVPYEVVPGVPAFAAAAAALKRELTVPTVGQTVILTRVAQQATAMPEGEDLATLGRSGALIVLHLAARYVDRVVDELLPHYGADCPAAVVAYASRPDELVLRGTLDEIAGKVKDAGVLRTAVIMVGRTLGAEQFRDSHLYSTERDRHVC; this is translated from the coding sequence ATGACCGTGTACTTCATCGGTGCCGGCCCCGGCGCCGCCGACCTGATCACGGTGCGCGGCGCCCGGACGCTCGCCGCCTGCCGGGTCTGCCTGTACGCGGGCAGCCTGGTGCCGCGCGAACTGCTCGCGGAGTGCCCCGCGGACGCGAGGCTGGTGGATACCGCGCAGCTCACCCTGGACGAGATCACGGCCGAACTGGTCCGCGCGCACGAGGAGGGCCACGACGTCGCCCGGCTGCACTCCGGGGACCCCTCCGTGTTCAGCGCGGTCGCGGAGCAGATGCGGCGGCTGGACGCGGCCGGGGTGCCTTACGAGGTGGTCCCGGGCGTTCCGGCCTTCGCCGCGGCGGCGGCCGCCCTGAAGCGGGAGCTGACCGTGCCGACGGTCGGGCAGACGGTCATCCTGACCCGCGTCGCCCAGCAGGCCACCGCCATGCCCGAGGGCGAGGACCTCGCCACCCTGGGCCGCAGCGGCGCGCTGATCGTGCTGCACCTCGCCGCCCGGTACGTGGACCGTGTGGTGGACGAGCTGCTGCCGCACTACGGCGCCGACTGCCCCGCCGCCGTCGTCGCCTACGCCTCCCGCCCCGACGAGCTGGTCCTCCGCGGCACGCTCGACGAGATCGCCGGGAAGGTGAAGGACGCGGGGGTGCTGCGCACGGCCGTCATCATGGTCGGGCGGACGCTCGGCGCGGAGCAGTTCCGCGACAGCCACCTGTACTCGACGGAGCGGGACCGGCATGTCTGCTGA
- a CDS encoding cobalt-precorrin-6A reductase yields the protein MHVLILGGTTEARRLAELLASEHLPGLWVTNSLAGRVAAPRMPPGEVRVGGFGGAEGLAVWLGEHTVDLLVDATHPFAGTISFNAARAAATAGVPLLALRRPGWAPVAGDDWHEAGSLAEAAALLPALGGRVFLTTGRMGLAAFAGLRDLWFLVRSVDAPEAPRPPRTEVLLDRGPFTLDGERELLRRHRIDVLVTKDSGGEATAPKLAAAREAGVPVVVVRRPPVPEGVPVVSGPGEAAMWVREAHAGRRPPGAPHVSG from the coding sequence GTGCACGTACTGATCCTCGGCGGCACCACGGAGGCCCGCAGGCTCGCCGAACTCCTGGCGTCCGAACACCTGCCGGGGCTCTGGGTGACGAACTCCCTGGCCGGACGGGTGGCCGCGCCCCGGATGCCGCCCGGCGAGGTGCGCGTCGGCGGCTTCGGCGGAGCCGAAGGGCTCGCCGTCTGGCTCGGCGAGCACACCGTCGACCTGCTGGTCGACGCCACCCACCCGTTCGCCGGCACCATCAGCTTCAACGCCGCTCGGGCCGCCGCCACCGCCGGGGTCCCCCTGCTCGCCCTGCGCCGCCCCGGCTGGGCGCCGGTGGCCGGGGACGACTGGCACGAGGCCGGGTCCCTCGCGGAGGCAGCCGCGCTGCTCCCCGCGCTCGGCGGGCGGGTCTTCCTCACCACCGGCCGCATGGGTCTCGCCGCCTTCGCCGGTCTGCGCGACCTGTGGTTCCTCGTGCGGTCGGTCGACGCGCCCGAGGCACCGCGTCCGCCCCGCACGGAGGTACTGCTCGACCGCGGCCCGTTCACCCTCGACGGCGAACGCGAGCTGCTGCGCCGGCACCGGATCGACGTCCTGGTCACCAAGGACAGCGGGGGAGAGGCCACCGCGCCGAAGCTGGCGGCCGCCCGTGAGGCCGGGGTGCCGGTGGTCGTGGTGCGCAGACCCCCGGTGCCCGAGGGCGTGCCGGTCGTGAGCGGGCCCGGGGAGGCGGCGATGTGGGTCCGGGAGGCACACGCGGGGCGTCGGCCGCCGGGCGCCCCTCACGTCTCCGGGTAG
- the cbiE gene encoding precorrin-6y C5,15-methyltransferase (decarboxylating) subunit CbiE, producing MTTAHTPAPAVVGIGADGWEGLADTARGTLLDADVVIGGARQLDLLPPECGGERVAWPSPLRPAVPGLLAAHAGRRIAVLASGDPMFYGIGRALTEELGPGAVRVLPHPSSVSHACARLGWPLEDVEVVTLVGRPAARLAAALHDGRRLLVLSADATTPDEVAALLRDRGFGPSRMRVLEQLGGVRERTTAPATAEDWPPPHPPGDPLNIVAVECRRDPEALRLGAVPGLPDAAYEHDGQLTKRHIRAATLGALAPAPGELLWDVGGGSGSIAVEWMRAHPACRAITVERDPARAERITRNAERLGVPGLQVVTGAAPEALAGLPRPDAVFVGGGLTAPGLLAACWDALPDGGRMVANTVTLESEALLADAHRRHGGELVRLAVAHAVPVGGFTGWRQAMPVTQWAVEKTVEPSAGADI from the coding sequence GTGACCACCGCCCACACCCCCGCACCGGCCGTCGTCGGGATCGGCGCCGACGGCTGGGAAGGGCTCGCGGACACCGCGCGAGGGACCCTGCTCGACGCGGACGTCGTGATCGGCGGCGCACGCCAACTCGATCTGCTGCCCCCGGAGTGCGGCGGGGAACGGGTCGCCTGGCCCTCCCCACTGCGGCCCGCGGTCCCCGGCCTCCTCGCCGCGCACGCCGGCCGCCGTATCGCCGTCCTGGCCAGCGGCGATCCCATGTTCTACGGCATCGGCCGCGCCCTCACCGAAGAACTCGGGCCCGGCGCCGTGCGCGTCCTGCCGCACCCCTCGTCCGTCTCCCACGCCTGCGCCCGCCTCGGCTGGCCCCTGGAGGACGTCGAGGTCGTCACGCTCGTGGGACGGCCCGCGGCCCGCCTCGCCGCCGCCCTGCACGACGGCCGGCGCCTCCTCGTGCTCAGCGCGGACGCCACCACCCCCGACGAGGTCGCCGCCCTGCTCAGGGACCGCGGCTTCGGCCCGAGCCGGATGCGGGTGCTGGAACAGCTCGGCGGCGTGCGGGAGCGCACGACGGCACCGGCCACCGCCGAGGACTGGCCGCCGCCGCACCCACCGGGCGACCCCCTCAACATCGTCGCCGTCGAGTGCCGCCGGGACCCGGAGGCCCTGCGCCTGGGCGCGGTGCCGGGCCTGCCGGACGCGGCCTACGAGCACGACGGGCAGCTCACCAAACGGCACATCCGCGCCGCCACGCTCGGCGCGCTGGCCCCCGCACCCGGCGAACTCCTGTGGGACGTCGGCGGCGGCTCCGGCTCGATCGCCGTCGAATGGATGCGTGCGCACCCCGCCTGCCGGGCGATCACCGTCGAACGGGACCCGGCCCGTGCCGAGCGCATCACCCGCAACGCCGAACGGCTCGGCGTGCCGGGTCTCCAAGTGGTGACCGGGGCCGCCCCCGAGGCGCTGGCCGGGCTGCCCCGGCCGGACGCGGTGTTCGTCGGCGGCGGCCTCACCGCCCCCGGCCTGCTGGCCGCCTGCTGGGACGCGCTGCCGGACGGCGGCCGCATGGTGGCCAACACCGTGACGCTGGAATCCGAGGCGCTGCTCGCCGACGCCCACCGCCGCCACGGCGGCGAACTGGTCCGCCTGGCCGTGGCGCACGCCGTCCCCGTGGGCGGCTTCACCGGGTGGCGGCAGGCGATGCCGGTCACCCAGTGGGCCGTGGAGAAGACCGTCGAACCATCCGCAGGAGCAGACATATGA